A region of the Aethina tumida isolate Nest 87 chromosome 3, icAetTumi1.1, whole genome shotgun sequence genome:
GAATAgaccatataaataaaaaaacaaaactgtaATGTTTACAATTTTAGACAAGTAATAAGTATTACTCGTCtcattactttatttagttTAGGTCAGTTTGTAAAGTGTAAAACTTTatgtttacttaaaatattaatcaaagtgactactttattaagttttaaattaacttcaaaGAGACCAAAAGTTTGGCAGCTTCGTAccttgtaattaaataaccaAATTGAAAGAAATCTCTGTAATTAATGGAATTTATAATGTCTGATGTAACTATATATGGCCGATCGTAACTTAATCTGACAGTCGAAATttcgtaaatttataaaatgcgggacattatacaaaattcttttttagtaAATCTCATAATTATGAGAATTACTGGTTTGTATCCAGTGAAGTTTTTTAACGAATACTACGTAATTTATGCATGGGTATTTTATGCCCTTTTCACCGTGCCCGTTCCCGTTTTGTCTTTGGCCGAGCTTTATATTGACAAAGTAACTGATTTTGAAATGCTCAGTGACACCGTTTTTATGGACGCTCAAATTGGAATTttcattatcaaatttttgccCTTCATTGTCAACGTTAAAGGAATCGACGCAACTTTCCAAACATTAAAATCGAAAATGTTTACTGACTATTTGCCAGAACAACAAACATTTGTGGACAACGCCGTATATTTGTCTAAACAatgtttctatttgttttgggCATTTTGCGTTGCCAGTTGGATTTCATGGGGATTTAAGCCATTAATTTATGGAGAATATAGATTTCCTATTAATATTTGGCTCCCGTTTGATGCATACCAGAACAACATTGTGTTTACATTGGTTTacgtatttatatttgtaggtaagaaactttttatattaatattatttaataattcattaaattaaatcattcccAATGATCTATCATAAATGTGGCAGGTGCATATATTGCTATTAAGTTTTGacttaataattctttaattacctttaattattgtcaatttattgaataactgGTCCATAAACGTGTgcttttaatatacttatattaTCACTCTCTTTgcaaatgataatattttatttttaattcttgatACCAatgaattttaagaatataacaaaacttaattaaatcagGAACTATAatgaatacaaatatattttaggtgTTGGAAATGCGGCAAACACAAGTGCGGCAGTCGACACATTAATTCCAGGATTGCTGTGCCATGCAGCGGCACAAATTCAAATCCTGAAGGATAATCTTATTCATCTCGACGAGAGGACAAATGAGGAAGTGAATAGGACgtacaaacaattaaacatgGACCGCatccaattgaaaaataaactactttttgaaAAAGTTGCTGATTGTGTCAAGCATCACAAAGCCATCAGAGAGTGAGTTTGTACCATTAAATAAgtcgaataaaaaataaatgtgtgtaattaaaaattaatcaatatttaccaaatttatttttaccgtTCTTTCAGTTTCGTCGATCAAATCGAGGATTCGTACAACTTGGTACTGTTTAGTCAACTCTTCGGAAGCAGCTTGGTAATTTGTATTTGTCTGTGGAGGCTGGTGATTGTTAGTACAAAGACAATTAACTCCTTCATGACTCATTATCCTTCTTCTTTAGGTCGAACCTCTCTCgataacattttttcaaatgtttgtttttatgctCACAATGAACCTCGAGATATTcttgttttgttattatgGATCGGTGCTTTATGAAgaggtaaattattttaagtttattttctttaaacgtTAAATCTGAAGTATCTCAAAAACAAGAGTGTTAAtcgaaataaatcaaaattaatcatgaaTCTTTTTTCTTTCTGTACAAAGAATTGAAAAagcttaacatttaaaaaataaaatatttagtggtATAAAAAGTACGGAGGGAAAAGAGGAGAAAGTCCAAGAATCTACTCTACTGAAtcgttatgaataaaatttataacattgaattgtaaaaatgaaatttaaatttgaggtactccattttcttcaggaggaaatttgtgaaaaattatttcgattttcagattttcttcattattgaacGTGTTATAACTGCTATCAACCTTTgacaacttattttaaaagcacactttttatttttgaaaattcatatttttaagttggctacaatttttcatatcttcacattttttacgtccatatttattatttctaatcagCTTCTATTAAAACTCAAATTGTGATTTATATcggttgttattatttatagagtGTAACAATAAATGAGGCCATTTATATGGGGAATTGGTATGAGTGCGACATTAAGTCGAAAAAAGCGTTGCTGATTTTAATGGAAGGTGCAAAACGACCGATGCAAATAACAGCAGGCAAAATACTTTACGTTTCATTGGAATTATTCATGGgggtaaacaattaaatacataaacaaatcaatatttttatacttatgaCTTTTTACAGATATTGAAGAAGTCGTATTCTATATTCGCTGTGCTGAAAAATTTCACCtaaattgagaaaattaaactGGGAACGtatcattttcattatttataaaatttactccaGTGTTTAGTAGTTTCacttcaatataaataaatttgaaaaaaaaaaataatttgagtaaaaatttactattcacctttttatgttgtataaaatacaagtattattattgtattatagtatatagtttatataatattatattcgatataatttagaaaatcatAAAGTGTctgtgttgaaaaataaatgttttccaGGAAAAATGAGCACAATGGGATAtgatacatatatatatatatatatatatatatatatattaattttcgatttacttgaaattaatttttaactgttgCTAAATTAAGACCTGAACTAAACTATAATTGCAGACACCTTAATATTTCCCACATACGtgtacatttaataaagttttatcctatataaataaattattataaacgttTCAATGCAAAATCtaactttaaactttacttACTTGTGACccgaatgtttaattaatggaaTTCGAAACGTAACAGAACTTATAAATACATGAACAGAGAAAAACTTCATCTAGTTTGTTCTGAGTTTTTAACAAAAGTGTTTTGTGCTCATATTGTTGGTAATTTGAGTATTTATTGAGAAAAcagaaatgttaattaattaaatgaaaaactttagataaaaatcttaattaatttctgcatattttgaataatcgTATAacgaatttttgattaaatcgGGGGTTACTTtcgaaaactaatttttaattaaatgtttcatttttgtttcttactaacaaaaaaaaatcagtcttaagaatctaacaaattaaaacatttataacttttcaCTAATTATCTTATCATTTTTTCTAGGTACAagaaattaatactaatttgaTATAACTATAAACGACAGATCGTAAAAAATCCGACGTAGTCGAAGTTCGTATTTTAAAATGCGTGACattatacaaaattcttttttgGTAAATCTTATAATTATGAGAATTACTGGTTTGTATCCGGTGaagttttttaaagattaCTACGTAATTTATGCATGGGTATTTTATGCACTTTTCACCGTTCCCGTTCCCATTTTGTCTTTTGCCGAACTTTATATTGACAAAGTAACAGACTTCGAAATGATCAGTGACACCATTTTTATGGGCGTCCAAATTggaatattcattataaagtttttaccCTTCATTGTCAACGTTAAAGGAATCGAAACAACTTTTCAAACTTTAACATCGAAAATGTTTACTGACTACTTGTCAGAACAACAAACATTTGTGGACAACGCGGTATACTTGTCAAAACGATGTTTTTACTTCTTTTGGTCATTTTGCGTTGCCAGTTGGATTTCTTGGGGAtttaaaccattaatttatGGGGAATATAGATTTCCTATTAATGTTTGGCTCCCGTTTGATGCATTCCACAGCACAATTGTATTTACATTGGTTTATGCATTTGTATTCATAGGTAAGGAACTTAGTTATTTCTTAGACATTGCTTacgatttattacaattatattcaatttatgttCTATGATTTTTCATACAAGCGACAAgtgcaaatattattaattaattttcggtttattaaatatttatttcttgacatcaatgaattttatataacaaaacttatttaaaactaacgaatacaaataaattttaggtgTTGGAAATGCGGCAAACACAAGTGCGGCAGTCGACACATTAATTCCAGGACTGCTGTGCCATGCAGCCGCACAAATTCAAATCCTGAAGGATAATCTTGTTCATCTCGACGAGAGGACAACTGAGGAAGTAAACAGGACgtacaaacaattaaacatgGACCGCatccaattgaaaaataaactactttttgaaAAAGTTGTTGATTGTGTCAAACATTATAAAGCCATCAAAGAGTGAGTTTGTACCATTAAGTCGAATACAAAATGCATaagtctaattaaaaattaatcaatatttaccaaatttattcttaCCATTCTTTCAGTTTCGTCGATCAAATCGAGGATTCGTATAACTTGGTACTGTTCACTCAACTTTGCGGAAGCAGTTTGGTAATTTGTATATGCCTGTGGAGGCTGGTGATTGTGAGTACGAGACAATTAACCCCTTCATGA
Encoded here:
- the LOC109599981 gene encoding odorant receptor Or1-like; this translates as MADRVGNAANTSAAVDTLIPGLLCHAAAQIQILKDNLIHLDERTNEEVNRTYKQLNMDRIQLKNKLLFEKVADCVKHHKAIRDFVDQIEDSYNLVLFSQLFGSSLVICICLWRLVIVEPLSITFFQMFVFMLTMNLEIFLFCYYGSVLYEESVTINEAIYMGNWYECDIKSKKALLILMEGAKRPMQITAGKILYVSLELFMGILKKSYSIFAVLKNFT
- the LOC109599982 gene encoding odorant receptor Or1-like — its product is MFTDYLSEQQTFVDNAVYLSKRCFYFFWSFCVASWISWGFKPLIYGEYRFPINVWLPFDAFHSTIVFTLVYAFVFIGVGNAANTSAAVDTLIPGLLCHAAAQIQILKDNLVHLDERTTEEVNRTYKQLNMDRIQLKNKLLFEKVVDCVKHYKAIKDFVDQIEDSYNLVLFTQLCGSSLVICICLWRLVIVKPLSITFFQMLVFLFTMNLEIFLFCYYGSVLYKESVTINEAIYMGKWYEYDIKSKKALLILMEGVKRPMQITAGKILYVSLELFMGILKKSYSIFAVLKNFT